Proteins found in one Oncorhynchus keta strain PuntledgeMale-10-30-2019 chromosome 2, Oket_V2, whole genome shotgun sequence genomic segment:
- the LOC118397349 gene encoding dual specificity phosphatase 29-like — translation MLQGMDSISSCLGGSEGPESRYETPPASELQRLMWTKPGTSDHMDEVQPRIYIGDMYAAKDKRTLRTHHITHVLNAADGKFNVNTGASYYRGTKISYHGVEAFDMPSFDLSTFFYSAAKFIKTALSSPTSNVLVHCAMGLSRSSSLVLAYLMIDQNLTLVDAIKAVAANRNICPNAGFLEQLRDLDKQLHYQARRQ, via the exons ATGCTCCAGGGCATGGACAGCATCAGCAGTTGTTTGGGGGGTTCGGAGGGGCCAGAGAGCAGGTACGAGACTCCCCCAGCCTCAGAGCTCCAGAGGCTGATGTGGACCAAACCAGGGACCAGTGACCATATGGATGAGGTCCAGCCCAGGATCTACATAGGAGACAT GTATGCAGCCAAAGACAAGAGGACACTCCGGACTCATCACATCACCCACGTCTTGAACGCAGCGGATGGGAAGTTTAATGTGAACACAGGTGCCAGCTACTACAGGGGCACAAAAATATCCTACCATGGAGTGGAGGCATTCGACATGCCCTCATTTGACCTCAGTACATTCTTCTACTCTGCGGCCAAATTTATCAAGACTGCCCTGAGCTCACCCACCA GTAATGTGTTGGTCCACTGCGCGATGGGTCTGAGTCGCTCGTCCTCTCTGGTCCTGGCTTATCTGATGATCGATCAGAACCTGACCCTGGTGGATGCCATCAAGGCTGTGGCTGCAAACAGAAACATCTGTCCCAACGCTGGATTCCTGGAGCAGCTCCGAGACCTGGACAAACAACTCCACTACCAGGCTAGACGACAGTGA